One Deltaproteobacteria bacterium genomic window, CGACACATTGCGATACTCACGGAAGACGTGGAAAAGCTGGTGCAGTTTTACACCGAGGGATTTGGGCTCAAGATCGTTCACGGCGTCGGCACGGCGACTTATCTGACAGACGGGCATATCAACTTAGCGATCATCCCCGTCGGACCGGAGCGCGAGATAGAAGGACCGCAATTGCAGACGGGGATCAACCACTTCGGCTTCGAAGTCGAAGATGTCGCGGCAGTCCGCGAAGCGTGCAAAAATCTCAACGCCGCCACCGGCGTCGACAAACGTCCACCCAACCGCGAAGCCGAATACCGCGTCCTCGACCCCGACGGCAATCCCATCGATCTATCTCAACACGGTTGGCCGCATTGACCGGCGAAAGATTTTCCACGCCAATGAGTTTCCCGTGAGCGCAACCCTCCTCCGCGTTGTCCTTATCGTCTTAGGATTTCTGATTGTTATCAGCCTTTGGGGGTTTTATGCTTCGATTCGCCCACCGAAGATTATTTTCTCGCGCACCCCGCGCGATTTAAAAATGAATTGTGAGGACGTGTCGTTCAGAACCGCGGACGGCCTCACGCTGCGCGGCCGGCACATCCCCTCCGCTAAAACGACCGACAAGACCTTGATCCTGCTTCACGGCTATCCCGCGGACAAGGGAAACATCTTGCCTGCATTGGCGTTTCTCCAGGGAGATTTCAATCTCCTATTGTTCGATTTCCGTTATCTGGGCCAAAGCGAAGGGAGCTATTCCACGGCCGGCGCCAAAGAGGTCGAGGATCTCCTAGCGGCCGTGCAATTTCTCAAAACGAGAGGGGTAAAGGAAGTGGGCGTGTGGGGATTTTCCATGGGCGGCGCCGTGGCATTGATGGCCATCGAGAAAGCTCCCGAGATCAAAGCGGTCATTGCCGAATCGAGTTACGCCAGCCTCGCGCACATGGCTTTGGAACTCTTCAGAATTCCCTTGCTCAATTATCCCGTCGCCTATCTTGTCGGTTTGTGGGCCAAGCTTTTTCTTGGCATCGACCTAAGAGATGTCTCACCGGCAGAACGAGTGCGCCATACCTTGGCGCCGATTCTCTTGATCCATTCGTCGGCGGATGCCGTGATCCC contains:
- a CDS encoding VOC family protein; protein product: MARIRHIAILTEDVEKLVQFYTEGFGLKIVHGVGTATYLTDGHINLAIIPVGPEREIEGPQLQTGINHFGFEVEDVAAVREACKNLNAATGVDKRPPNREAEYRVLDPDGNPIDLSQHGWPH
- a CDS encoding alpha/beta fold hydrolase — its product is MSRQSAKRAKISTPPPASTNVHPTAKPNTASSTPTAIPSIYLNTVGRIDRRKIFHANEFPVSATLLRVVLIVLGFLIVISLWGFYASIRPPKIIFSRTPRDLKMNCEDVSFRTADGLTLRGRHIPSAKTTDKTLILLHGYPADKGNILPALAFLQGDFNLLLFDFRYLGQSEGSYSTAGAKEVEDLLAAVQFLKTRGVKEVGVWGFSMGGAVALMAIEKAPEIKAVIAESSYASLAHMALELFRIPLLNYPVAYLVGLWAKLFLGIDLRDVSPAERVRHTLAPILLIHSSADAVIPFSHARLLQEALKPNPRAEFWFHEGYAHGQLAADYQSRVRNFFHKNL